One Betta splendens chromosome 16, fBetSpl5.4, whole genome shotgun sequence genomic window carries:
- the lars2 gene encoding probable leucine--tRNA ligase, mitochondrial isoform X1: MQGSVQRLVLLPLAAARSGSITAPLFRPVASLWRPSTRTLFSETGVWEKEYRPETRRRVEEWWHPRVMAQWKTDVLPEGSDRKKFYVLSMFPYPSGRLHMGHVRVYTISDTIGHFQRMRGHQVLNPMGWDAFGLPAENAAIERGLDPEQWTKSNIESMREQLDSLGLCFNWDREVTTCLPDYYRWTQYLFIKLLEAGLAYQKEAVVNWDPIDQTVLADEQVDENGRSWRSGAVVEQKLLTQWFIKTTDYAKPLLDALADLPEWYGVKAMQANWIGECTGCYFDFKLKVNGEESGETLFAYSFAPEVVFGAAFLAILPSHRLLHGSSALRPALERAFEPGRDCVTEITAQNLFTGHEIPLVISHKEAFDGYLDTVIGIPDTSEEDLSVAKALNLNWTTVLNSHEDGSQTLINSKQFSGLTREQAFDSITQKAREQRVGGHLTSSKLRDWLISRQRYWGTPIPVVHCGSCGPVAVPEEDLPVTLPKLPSLTGKGASPLEAAHEWVNCKCPRCKGPARRETDTMDTFVDSAWYYFRYTDPHNPDRPFGRHQADHWLPVDVYIGGKEHAVMHLYYARFLCHFCKDQGLVAHREPFRKLLVQGLIKGQTFKRADSGQYLKRAEVDFTGCIADEEPVALGGGRVEVTWEKMSKSKHNGLDPQEVVQQYGVDTVRLYVLYAAPPEQDILWNVKTDALPGVLRWQARLWQLVTKLRGARQLGDVPNPSLLGKRELEETRRIWQNKNYAVQQVTSHFTEDFLFNAAISRLMGLTNTLSSATVKVVQHSVDFEEALAALVMMTAPMAPHLASELWAGLCQVQNPLSPLLKQGGDVLQQSWPKVDPEYLEAPDLVELSVLINNKPCGKVTVPLQVSKDTAQVQQLILDSPLGQKLLSQRSIKRTILSPRTALVNFLIDE, translated from the exons ATGCAGGGGTCAGTGCAGCGCCTGGTTCTGCTTCCCCTGGCCGCAGCCCGATCTGGTAGCATCACGGCGCCTCTCTTCAGGCCAGTAGCCTCCCTGTGGAGACCCAGCACTCGCACCCTGTTCAGTGAGACAGGAGTGTGGGAAAAGGAGTACCGACCAGAGACCCGGCGCAGGGTGGAAGAATGGTGGCATCCACGTGTCATGGCCCAGTGGAAGACGGATGTGCTGCCAGAG GGTTCGGATAGGAAGAAGTTCTACGTCCTGTCCATGTTTCCGTACCCGTCAGGTCGACTGCACATGGGCCACGTGCGAGTGTACACCATCAGTGACACCATAGGCCACTTCCAGAGAATGAGAGGCCACCAG GTGCTGAATCCCATGGGCTGGGATGCTTTTGGGCTTCCAGCTGAGAACGCAGCTATTGAGCGAGGTCTTGACCCAGAGCAGTGGACTAAAAG TAACATAGAGTCAATGCGGGAGCAGCTGGACAGTCTTGGCCTTTGCTTCAACTGGGACCGG GAAGTGACCACTTGTCTGCCAGACTACTACAGGTGGACACAGTATCTGTTTATCAAGCTGCTTGAAGCAGGACTGGCATATCAGAAAGAG gctgTGGTGAACTGGGATCCCATTGATCAGACGGTGCTGGCTGATGAGCAGGTGGATGAAAACGGTCGCTCCTGGAGGTCTGGCGCTGTGGTGGAGCAGAAGCTACTCACACAGTGGTTCATTAAAACCACAGATTATGCCAAG CCTCTCCTGGATGCTCTGGCAGACCTTCCTGAGTGGTATGGGGTGAAAGCCATGCAGGCCAACTGGATTGGAGAGTGCACCGGCTGCTACTTCGACTTTAAACTCAAG GTGAATGGGGAGGAGAGTGGGGAGACTCTGTTCGCATACAGCTTCGCCCCAGAGGTGGTGTTTGGAGCAGCCTTCCTGGCCATCCTGCCctcccacaggctgctgcatgGAAGCAGCGCTCTCCGTCCTGCCCTGGAGAGGGCCTTCGAGCCGGGCAGAG ACTGCGTGACAGAAATAACGGCTCAGAACCTGTTCACCGGCCACGAGATTCCCCTGGTCATCTCACACAAGGAGGCATTTGATGGCTATCTGGACACAGTGATTG GGATCCCAGACACTAGTGAGGAGGACCTTTCTGTGGCCAAAGCTCTGAATCTGAACTGGACCACGGTGCTTAACAGCCATGAAGATGGGTCACAAACTCTGATAAACTCAAAGCAG TTCTCAGGCCTCACCAGAGAGCAGGCGTTTGACTCCATTACCCAAAAGGCCAGGGAGCAGAGGGTGGGTGGCCACCTCACCAGCTCAAAGCTCAGGGACTGGTTAATATCAAGACAGCGATACTGGGGCACACCCATCCCCGTGGTGCATTGTGGGTCCTGCGGCCCGGTTGCGGTACCTGAGGAGGATTTACCGGTGACGCTGCCAAAGCTGCCGTCTCTCACAGGAAAGGGAGCATCACCCCTGGAGGCGGCGCATGAATGGGTCAACTGCAAATGTCCCAG ATGTAAGGGCCCAGCGAGGAGGGAGACTGACACCATGGACACCTTTGTGGATTCAGCCTGGTATTACTTTCGATACACAGACCCCCATAACCCCGACAG GCCTTTCGGGCGCCACCAAGCAGATCACTGGCTGCCTGTGGATGTGTACATCGGGGGAAAGGAGCACGCCGTCATGCACCTGTACTACGCACGCTTTCTCTGTCACTTTTGCAAGGACCAGGGTCTCGTAGCGCACAG GGAGCCGTTTCGTAAGCTGCTGGTCCAGGGTCTGATCAAGGGCCAGACGTTCAAACGGGCAGATAGTGGGCAATATCTGAAGAGAGCGGAGGTGGACTTCACAGGTTGTATCGCTG ATGAGGAGCCAGTGGCGCTGGGTGGTGGCCGCGTGGAAGTAACATGGGAAAAGATGAGCAAGTCTAAACACAACGGCCTGGACCCCCAGGAGGTGGTGCAGCAGTACGGCGTGGACACAGTGCGACTCTACGTTCTTTACGCCGCGCCGCCGGAGCAGGACATCCTCTGGAATGTGAAGA CGGACGCCCTGCCGGGGGTCCTGAGGTGGCAGGCCCGGCTGTGGCAGCTGGTGACCAAGCTCCGGGGGGCTCGGCAGCTGGGAGACGTCCCCAACCCGTCGCTGCTGgggaagagggagctggaggagacccGGAGGATCTGGCAGAATAAGAATTATGCTGTCCAGCAG GTGACATCTCACTTTACAGAGGACTTCCTCTTTAATGCAGCCATTTCTCGTCTGATGGGACTTACCAATACATTGAGT AGTGCGACAGTCAAGGTGGTGCAGCACAGTGTGGACTTTGAGGAGGCTCTGGCTGCACTGGTGATGATGACTGCACCCATGGCCCCTCATCTGGCGTCTGAGCTTTGGGCAG GTCTTTGCCAGGTGCAAAACCCCCTCAGTCCTCTCCTCAAGCAGGGAGGAGACGTCCTGCAGCAGTCCTGGCCCAAAGTGGACCCCGAATACCTGGAGGCTCCAGACCTGGTGGAACTTTCTGTACTG ATCAACAACAAGCCCTGTGGGAAAGTGACGGTGCCTCTTCAAGTGTCCAAAGACACGGCGCAGGTGCAgcagctgatcctggactcGCCGCTCGGGCAGAAGCTCCTCAGCCAGCGCAGCATCAAGCGAACCATCCTGTCCCCTCGAACCGCCCTCGTCAACTTCCTTATTGACGAGTGA
- the lars2 gene encoding probable leucine--tRNA ligase, mitochondrial isoform X2, whose product MQGSVQRLVLLPLAAARSGSITAPLFRPVASLWRPSTRTLFSETGVWEKEYRPETRRRVEEWWHPRVMAQWKTDVLPEGSDRKKFYVLSMFPYPSGRLHMGHVRVYTISDTIGHFQRMRGHQVLNPMGWDAFGLPAENAAIERGLDPEQWTKSNIESMREQLDSLGLCFNWDREVTTCLPDYYRWTQYLFIKLLEAGLAYQKEAVVNWDPIDQTVLADEQVDENGRSWRSGAVVEQKLLTQWFIKTTDYAKPLLDALADLPEWYGVKAMQANWIGECTGCYFDFKLKVNGEESGETLFAYSFAPEVVFGAAFLAILPSHRLLHGSSALRPALERAFEPGRDCVTEITAQNLFTGHEIPLVISHKEAFDGYLDTVIGIPDTSEEDLSVAKALNLNWTTVLNSHEDGSQTLINSKQFSGLTREQAFDSITQKAREQRVGGHLTSSKLRDWLISRQRYWGTPIPVVHCGSCGPVAVPEEDLPVTLPKLPSLTGKGASPLEAAHEWVNCKCPRCKGPARRETDTMDTFVDSAWYYFRYTDPHNPDRPFGRHQADHWLPVDVYIGGKEHAVMHLYYARFLCHFCKDQGLVAHREPFRKLLVQGLIKGQTFKRADSGQYLKRAEVDFTDEEPVALGGGRVEVTWEKMSKSKHNGLDPQEVVQQYGVDTVRLYVLYAAPPEQDILWNVKTDALPGVLRWQARLWQLVTKLRGARQLGDVPNPSLLGKRELEETRRIWQNKNYAVQQVTSHFTEDFLFNAAISRLMGLTNTLSSATVKVVQHSVDFEEALAALVMMTAPMAPHLASELWAGLCQVQNPLSPLLKQGGDVLQQSWPKVDPEYLEAPDLVELSVLINNKPCGKVTVPLQVSKDTAQVQQLILDSPLGQKLLSQRSIKRTILSPRTALVNFLIDE is encoded by the exons ATGCAGGGGTCAGTGCAGCGCCTGGTTCTGCTTCCCCTGGCCGCAGCCCGATCTGGTAGCATCACGGCGCCTCTCTTCAGGCCAGTAGCCTCCCTGTGGAGACCCAGCACTCGCACCCTGTTCAGTGAGACAGGAGTGTGGGAAAAGGAGTACCGACCAGAGACCCGGCGCAGGGTGGAAGAATGGTGGCATCCACGTGTCATGGCCCAGTGGAAGACGGATGTGCTGCCAGAG GGTTCGGATAGGAAGAAGTTCTACGTCCTGTCCATGTTTCCGTACCCGTCAGGTCGACTGCACATGGGCCACGTGCGAGTGTACACCATCAGTGACACCATAGGCCACTTCCAGAGAATGAGAGGCCACCAG GTGCTGAATCCCATGGGCTGGGATGCTTTTGGGCTTCCAGCTGAGAACGCAGCTATTGAGCGAGGTCTTGACCCAGAGCAGTGGACTAAAAG TAACATAGAGTCAATGCGGGAGCAGCTGGACAGTCTTGGCCTTTGCTTCAACTGGGACCGG GAAGTGACCACTTGTCTGCCAGACTACTACAGGTGGACACAGTATCTGTTTATCAAGCTGCTTGAAGCAGGACTGGCATATCAGAAAGAG gctgTGGTGAACTGGGATCCCATTGATCAGACGGTGCTGGCTGATGAGCAGGTGGATGAAAACGGTCGCTCCTGGAGGTCTGGCGCTGTGGTGGAGCAGAAGCTACTCACACAGTGGTTCATTAAAACCACAGATTATGCCAAG CCTCTCCTGGATGCTCTGGCAGACCTTCCTGAGTGGTATGGGGTGAAAGCCATGCAGGCCAACTGGATTGGAGAGTGCACCGGCTGCTACTTCGACTTTAAACTCAAG GTGAATGGGGAGGAGAGTGGGGAGACTCTGTTCGCATACAGCTTCGCCCCAGAGGTGGTGTTTGGAGCAGCCTTCCTGGCCATCCTGCCctcccacaggctgctgcatgGAAGCAGCGCTCTCCGTCCTGCCCTGGAGAGGGCCTTCGAGCCGGGCAGAG ACTGCGTGACAGAAATAACGGCTCAGAACCTGTTCACCGGCCACGAGATTCCCCTGGTCATCTCACACAAGGAGGCATTTGATGGCTATCTGGACACAGTGATTG GGATCCCAGACACTAGTGAGGAGGACCTTTCTGTGGCCAAAGCTCTGAATCTGAACTGGACCACGGTGCTTAACAGCCATGAAGATGGGTCACAAACTCTGATAAACTCAAAGCAG TTCTCAGGCCTCACCAGAGAGCAGGCGTTTGACTCCATTACCCAAAAGGCCAGGGAGCAGAGGGTGGGTGGCCACCTCACCAGCTCAAAGCTCAGGGACTGGTTAATATCAAGACAGCGATACTGGGGCACACCCATCCCCGTGGTGCATTGTGGGTCCTGCGGCCCGGTTGCGGTACCTGAGGAGGATTTACCGGTGACGCTGCCAAAGCTGCCGTCTCTCACAGGAAAGGGAGCATCACCCCTGGAGGCGGCGCATGAATGGGTCAACTGCAAATGTCCCAG ATGTAAGGGCCCAGCGAGGAGGGAGACTGACACCATGGACACCTTTGTGGATTCAGCCTGGTATTACTTTCGATACACAGACCCCCATAACCCCGACAG GCCTTTCGGGCGCCACCAAGCAGATCACTGGCTGCCTGTGGATGTGTACATCGGGGGAAAGGAGCACGCCGTCATGCACCTGTACTACGCACGCTTTCTCTGTCACTTTTGCAAGGACCAGGGTCTCGTAGCGCACAG GGAGCCGTTTCGTAAGCTGCTGGTCCAGGGTCTGATCAAGGGCCAGACGTTCAAACGGGCAGATAGTGGGCAATATCTGAAGAGAGCGGAGGTGGACTTCACAG ATGAGGAGCCAGTGGCGCTGGGTGGTGGCCGCGTGGAAGTAACATGGGAAAAGATGAGCAAGTCTAAACACAACGGCCTGGACCCCCAGGAGGTGGTGCAGCAGTACGGCGTGGACACAGTGCGACTCTACGTTCTTTACGCCGCGCCGCCGGAGCAGGACATCCTCTGGAATGTGAAGA CGGACGCCCTGCCGGGGGTCCTGAGGTGGCAGGCCCGGCTGTGGCAGCTGGTGACCAAGCTCCGGGGGGCTCGGCAGCTGGGAGACGTCCCCAACCCGTCGCTGCTGgggaagagggagctggaggagacccGGAGGATCTGGCAGAATAAGAATTATGCTGTCCAGCAG GTGACATCTCACTTTACAGAGGACTTCCTCTTTAATGCAGCCATTTCTCGTCTGATGGGACTTACCAATACATTGAGT AGTGCGACAGTCAAGGTGGTGCAGCACAGTGTGGACTTTGAGGAGGCTCTGGCTGCACTGGTGATGATGACTGCACCCATGGCCCCTCATCTGGCGTCTGAGCTTTGGGCAG GTCTTTGCCAGGTGCAAAACCCCCTCAGTCCTCTCCTCAAGCAGGGAGGAGACGTCCTGCAGCAGTCCTGGCCCAAAGTGGACCCCGAATACCTGGAGGCTCCAGACCTGGTGGAACTTTCTGTACTG ATCAACAACAAGCCCTGTGGGAAAGTGACGGTGCCTCTTCAAGTGTCCAAAGACACGGCGCAGGTGCAgcagctgatcctggactcGCCGCTCGGGCAGAAGCTCCTCAGCCAGCGCAGCATCAAGCGAACCATCCTGTCCCCTCGAACCGCCCTCGTCAACTTCCTTATTGACGAGTGA